A window of Desulfobaculum bizertense DSM 18034 contains these coding sequences:
- a CDS encoding TetR/AcrR family transcriptional regulator, which yields MVMTKKELLLEAAKDLFGVYGYSETTFKKISERAGVALGLLTHHFGNKEKLFLASGMDVLEHLIAQLREAVADADSGREAVRRFVQKYFEFSTDPNEHFLVLIRCSPYSDVKTREDREEMAGKFTEVLMILRDSVKRGVEDGSISSSLSIDETAIVLQCNLVGGVRTRLLTPYYPETLYEDIESFIMRGL from the coding sequence ATGGTCATGACAAAAAAAGAGCTGCTTTTGGAAGCGGCAAAGGATCTTTTTGGTGTTTATGGATACTCCGAGACGACGTTTAAGAAAATTTCTGAACGCGCCGGGGTTGCTCTTGGCCTGCTGACGCATCATTTTGGAAATAAGGAAAAGCTGTTCCTTGCTTCCGGAATGGACGTGCTGGAACACCTTATTGCGCAGCTGCGAGAAGCTGTTGCAGATGCCGATAGCGGTCGCGAGGCTGTTCGCCGTTTTGTGCAGAAGTACTTTGAGTTTTCTACGGACCCCAATGAGCATTTTCTGGTCCTGATTCGCTGTTCCCCATACAGCGACGTCAAAACCCGTGAAGATCGGGAAGAGATGGCCGGGAAGTTCACCGAGGTTCTCATGATCCTTCGGGATAGCGTGAAGCGTGGAGTTGAGGATGGTTCCATATCCTCCTCCTTATCTATTGATGAGACGGCAATTGTTCTCCAGTGTAATCTGGTTGGTGGCGTTCGTACCCGCCTCCTGACGCCGTATTATCCTGAGACGCTTTATGAAGACATTGAGTCCTTTATAATGAGAGGACTCTAA